A single Nicotiana tabacum cultivar K326 chromosome 5, ASM71507v2, whole genome shotgun sequence DNA region contains:
- the LOC107762573 gene encoding uncharacterized protein LOC107762573 isoform X3, with protein sequence MHPLTLEMFSYCICSLAQGFRSLSDFTEHLASSVDIVFPVIHGRFGEDGGVQELLERSNIPFVGTGSTHCQKAFDKYDASLELDRQGFVTVPNFLIQGSEMDESGLSKWFDQNLLDTKLGKVVVKPTRAGSSIGVSVAYGVTDSLQKANTIISEGIDDKVLVEIFLEGGSEFTAIVLDVGSGFGCQPVVLLPTEVELQSHGTVDVREKDAIFNYRRKYLPTRQVAYHTPPRFSVDVISKIREGASLLFQRLGLRDFARIDGWFLPPSMKASSFAGNKFGRTNSGTVIFTDINLISGMEQTSFLFQQASKVGFSHSNILRTIIQHACLRFPALLSHNIISSPSRRRSKSASVTEAFIKQHKKVYVIFGGDTSERQVSLMSGTNVWLNLRASDDLEVTPCLLAPATSYSDVSDFGKHEVDKKFKTVWTLPYSLLLRHTTEEVLDACLEAIEPNRAALTSHLRNQVMDDLTRGLRKLSWFNGFDISDELPKKFSLEQWVKLAKESQATVFIAVHGGIGEDGTLQSLLEAEGVPYTGPGVIASKTCMDKVATSLALKHLTDFGVLTINKDARKKDDLLKMSISDLWRDLKSKLHCDTLCVKPARDGCSTGVARLCCEGDLAFYINALQDCLPRIPPNSLSKAHGMIEMPNPPPELIIFEPFVETDEIVVASKSRNEIAHNLLWKGDSRWVEVTVGVVGKRGSMHSLTPSVTVKESGGILSLEEKFQGGTGINLTPPPPSIMSSSALERCKKHIELIANTLQLEGFSRIDAFVHADTGEVLIIEVNTVPGMTPSTVLIHQALAEQPPLYPQQFFRTLLDLASERSM encoded by the exons ATGCACCCTTTAACCC TTGAAATGTTCTCATATTGTATTTGCAGCCTTGCCCAAGGCTTCCGGTCATTATCTGACTTTACAGAACACCTTGCTTCTTCTGTGGACATAGTTTTTCCTGTTATACATGGTCGTTTTGGTGAAGATGGTGGCGTTCAG GAGCTATTGGAACGATCAAATATTCCATTTGTTGGAACAGGGTCCACCCATTGTCAAAAAGCATTTGATAAA TATGATGCATCGTTGGAGCTTGACAGACAAGGTTTCGTGACTGTACctaattttctcatacag GGAAGTGAAATGGATGAATCTGGACTGTCAAAGTGGTTTGACCAAAACCTACTAGACACTAAGTTAGGAAAAGTTGTG GTAAAGCCAACAAGAGCAGGATCAAGCATTGGAGTTAGTGTTGCCTATGGTGTCACTGATTCTCTGCAAAAAGCTAACACAATTATTTCTGAG GGGATTGATGACAAAGTCCTTGTTGAAATTTTCCTTGAAGGAGGTAGTGAATTTACAGCAATTGTCCTTGATGTAGGTTCTGGTTTTGGTTGCCAGCCTGTTGTATTATTGCCAACAGAG GTGGAGCTGCAATCACATGGCACTGTTGATGTTAGGGAGAAAGACGCTATATTTAACTATCGACGGAAGTATCTCCCTACTCGGCAG GTTGCTTATCACACTCCACCTAGATTCTCTGTGGATGTGATTTCAAAGATACGTGAAGGGGCGTCATTACTATTTCAGCGGCTTGGTTTGCGTGATTTTGCTCGAATTGATGGCTGGTTTTTGCCGCCTTCTATGAAAGCTTCCTCTTTTGCAGGAAACAAATTTGGAAGGACTAATTCTGGCACAGTTATATTCACCGATATCAACTTG ATCAGTGGAATGGAACAAACGAGTTTCTTATTTCAGCAAGCGTCAAAG GTTGGATTTTCACACTCAAATATTCTCCGGACCATCATCCAACATGCTTGCTTGCGGTTTCCAGCTCTTTTGTCACATAATATCATATCAAGTCCCTCGAGAAGGAGATCAAAATCTGCATCAGTAACTGAAGCATTTATTAAACAACATAAGAAAGTTTACGTCATCTTTGGTGGTGACACCTCTGAACGCCAAGTATCTCTTATGAGCGGAACCAATGTTTGGCTGAATCTAAGAGCATCTGATGAT CTTGAAGTGACGCCGTGCTTGCTTGCCCCTGCAACGAGCTATTCTGATGTTTCAGACTTCGGTAAACATGAAGTAGATAAGAAGTTTAAGACAGTATGGACATTGCC TTATTCCCTTTTGCTGAGACATACTACAGAAGAAGTCCTTGATGCGTGTCTAGAGGCAATTGAACCCAATCGGGCAGCTCTGACATCTCACTTGCGAAACCAAGTTATGGATGATCTCACGAGAGGTCTTAGAAAGCTCAGTTGGTTCAATGGGTTTGATATATCTGATGAATTACCGAAGAAATTTTCCCTGGAGCAGTGGGTGAAGCTGGCTAAGGAATCTCAGGCAACTGTTTTCATTGCAG TGCATGGGGGCATTGGAGAAGATGGTACACTTCAATCTTTACTAGAGGCCGAAGGGGTTCCCTATACAG GTCCTGGCGTCATTGCTTCAAAAACATGTATGGACAAagttgcaacctctcttgctctAAAACAT TTGACAGACTTTGGAGTCCTTACAATAAATAAAGATGCGAGGAAGAAGGATGATCTCCTGAAAATGTCCATATCTGATCTCTGGCGTGACTTGAAGTCAAAACTTCACTGTGACACTTTATGTGTTAAACCAGCCAGAGATGGTTGCTCAACTGGTGTGGCCAGATTGTG CTGTGAGGGGGACCTTGCCTTTTACATAAACGCACTTCAGGATTGCCTACCTCGTATTCCTCCTAACAGCCTATCAAAG GCACATGGAATGATTGAGATGCCAAACCCTCCTCCAGAGCTCATAATATTCGAACCTTTTGTTGAGACTGATGAGATAGTTGTTGCATCTAAATCCAGAAACGAGATTGCACACAATTTACTCTGGAAAGGGGATAGTAGATGGGTAGAGGTCACTGTTGGTGTTGTAGGAAAACGTGGATCAATGCATTCATTGACTCCTAGTGTAACTGTGAAAGAATCTGGAGGCATATTATCACTGGAGGAGAAATTCCAAG GTGGAACTGGCATCAATCTGACTCCACCGCCACCATCTATTATGAG TAGTTCCGCCTTGGAAAGGTGTAAAAAGCATATTGAACTTATTGCAAACACTCTACAATTAGAAGGATTTTCACGTATTGATGCATTTGTTCATGCTGACACTGGTGAG GTGTTGATTATAGAAGTGAATACAGTTCCTGGAATGACTCCTTCCACTGTCTTAATTCATCAG GCACTTGCAGAGCAACCTCCCCTGTATCCACAGCAGTTCTTTCGCACGTTGCTTGATCTGGCATCGGAGAGATCCATGTGA
- the LOC107762573 gene encoding uncharacterized protein LOC107762573 isoform X1, producing the protein MASSFSINSINPNTKYLSHLRNYSFPASVLRRTINFPVKKSSNLSCKRRSCRVGIVRASSSTEVVDDRGSADVERAHNGKVLRVGLICGGPSAERGISLNSARSVLDHIQGDDLDVSCYYIDSNLNAYAISTAQVYSNTPADFDFKLESLAQGFRSLSDFTEHLASSVDIVFPVIHGRFGEDGGVQELLERSNIPFVGTGSTHCQKAFDKYDASLELDRQGFVTVPNFLIQGSEMDESGLSKWFDQNLLDTKLGKVVVKPTRAGSSIGVSVAYGVTDSLQKANTIISEGIDDKVLVEIFLEGGSEFTAIVLDVGSGFGCQPVVLLPTEVELQSHGTVDVREKDAIFNYRRKYLPTRQVAYHTPPRFSVDVISKIREGASLLFQRLGLRDFARIDGWFLPPSMKASSFAGNKFGRTNSGTVIFTDINLISGMEQTSFLFQQASKVGFSHSNILRTIIQHACLRFPALLSHNIISSPSRRRSKSASVTEAFIKQHKKVYVIFGGDTSERQVSLMSGTNVWLNLRASDDLEVTPCLLAPATSYSDVSDFGKHEVDKKFKTVWTLPYSLLLRHTTEEVLDACLEAIEPNRAALTSHLRNQVMDDLTRGLRKLSWFNGFDISDELPKKFSLEQWVKLAKESQATVFIAVHGGIGEDGTLQSLLEAEGVPYTGPGVIASKTCMDKVATSLALKHLTDFGVLTINKDARKKDDLLKMSISDLWRDLKSKLHCDTLCVKPARDGCSTGVARLCCEGDLAFYINALQDCLPRIPPNSLSKAHGMIEMPNPPPELIIFEPFVETDEIVVASKSRNEIAHNLLWKGDSRWVEVTVGVVGKRGSMHSLTPSVTVKESGGILSLEEKFQGGTGINLTPPPPSIMSSSALERCKKHIELIANTLQLEGFSRIDAFVHADTGEVLIIEVNTVPGMTPSTVLIHQALAEQPPLYPQQFFRTLLDLASERSM; encoded by the exons ATGGCTTCTTCCTTTTCAATCAACTCCATAAATCCTAATACCAAATACCTCAGCCACCTTAGAAACTACTCTTTTCCGGCCTCTGTGTTAAGAAGAACTATAAATTTCCCCGTAAAAAAGAGTAGTAATTTGAGCTGTAAAAGGAGAAGTTGCAGAGTTGGGATAGTTAGGGCATCATCTTCTACTGAAGTAGTTGATGATCGTGGGAGTGCTGACGTGGAGAGGGCCCACAATGGGAAGGTTCTGAGAGTGGGCCTTATTTGTGGTGGCCCATCTGCTGAGCGTGGAATTTCTTTGAACTCTGCTCGATCAGTTCTCGATCATATTCAG GGGGACGATTTGGATGTTAGCTGCTATTACATTGATAGCAACCTCAATGCCTATGCTATATCCACTGCGCAG GTATACTCAAACACTCCTGCAGACTTTGATTTCAAACTTGAGAG CCTTGCCCAAGGCTTCCGGTCATTATCTGACTTTACAGAACACCTTGCTTCTTCTGTGGACATAGTTTTTCCTGTTATACATGGTCGTTTTGGTGAAGATGGTGGCGTTCAG GAGCTATTGGAACGATCAAATATTCCATTTGTTGGAACAGGGTCCACCCATTGTCAAAAAGCATTTGATAAA TATGATGCATCGTTGGAGCTTGACAGACAAGGTTTCGTGACTGTACctaattttctcatacag GGAAGTGAAATGGATGAATCTGGACTGTCAAAGTGGTTTGACCAAAACCTACTAGACACTAAGTTAGGAAAAGTTGTG GTAAAGCCAACAAGAGCAGGATCAAGCATTGGAGTTAGTGTTGCCTATGGTGTCACTGATTCTCTGCAAAAAGCTAACACAATTATTTCTGAG GGGATTGATGACAAAGTCCTTGTTGAAATTTTCCTTGAAGGAGGTAGTGAATTTACAGCAATTGTCCTTGATGTAGGTTCTGGTTTTGGTTGCCAGCCTGTTGTATTATTGCCAACAGAG GTGGAGCTGCAATCACATGGCACTGTTGATGTTAGGGAGAAAGACGCTATATTTAACTATCGACGGAAGTATCTCCCTACTCGGCAG GTTGCTTATCACACTCCACCTAGATTCTCTGTGGATGTGATTTCAAAGATACGTGAAGGGGCGTCATTACTATTTCAGCGGCTTGGTTTGCGTGATTTTGCTCGAATTGATGGCTGGTTTTTGCCGCCTTCTATGAAAGCTTCCTCTTTTGCAGGAAACAAATTTGGAAGGACTAATTCTGGCACAGTTATATTCACCGATATCAACTTG ATCAGTGGAATGGAACAAACGAGTTTCTTATTTCAGCAAGCGTCAAAG GTTGGATTTTCACACTCAAATATTCTCCGGACCATCATCCAACATGCTTGCTTGCGGTTTCCAGCTCTTTTGTCACATAATATCATATCAAGTCCCTCGAGAAGGAGATCAAAATCTGCATCAGTAACTGAAGCATTTATTAAACAACATAAGAAAGTTTACGTCATCTTTGGTGGTGACACCTCTGAACGCCAAGTATCTCTTATGAGCGGAACCAATGTTTGGCTGAATCTAAGAGCATCTGATGAT CTTGAAGTGACGCCGTGCTTGCTTGCCCCTGCAACGAGCTATTCTGATGTTTCAGACTTCGGTAAACATGAAGTAGATAAGAAGTTTAAGACAGTATGGACATTGCC TTATTCCCTTTTGCTGAGACATACTACAGAAGAAGTCCTTGATGCGTGTCTAGAGGCAATTGAACCCAATCGGGCAGCTCTGACATCTCACTTGCGAAACCAAGTTATGGATGATCTCACGAGAGGTCTTAGAAAGCTCAGTTGGTTCAATGGGTTTGATATATCTGATGAATTACCGAAGAAATTTTCCCTGGAGCAGTGGGTGAAGCTGGCTAAGGAATCTCAGGCAACTGTTTTCATTGCAG TGCATGGGGGCATTGGAGAAGATGGTACACTTCAATCTTTACTAGAGGCCGAAGGGGTTCCCTATACAG GTCCTGGCGTCATTGCTTCAAAAACATGTATGGACAAagttgcaacctctcttgctctAAAACAT TTGACAGACTTTGGAGTCCTTACAATAAATAAAGATGCGAGGAAGAAGGATGATCTCCTGAAAATGTCCATATCTGATCTCTGGCGTGACTTGAAGTCAAAACTTCACTGTGACACTTTATGTGTTAAACCAGCCAGAGATGGTTGCTCAACTGGTGTGGCCAGATTGTG CTGTGAGGGGGACCTTGCCTTTTACATAAACGCACTTCAGGATTGCCTACCTCGTATTCCTCCTAACAGCCTATCAAAG GCACATGGAATGATTGAGATGCCAAACCCTCCTCCAGAGCTCATAATATTCGAACCTTTTGTTGAGACTGATGAGATAGTTGTTGCATCTAAATCCAGAAACGAGATTGCACACAATTTACTCTGGAAAGGGGATAGTAGATGGGTAGAGGTCACTGTTGGTGTTGTAGGAAAACGTGGATCAATGCATTCATTGACTCCTAGTGTAACTGTGAAAGAATCTGGAGGCATATTATCACTGGAGGAGAAATTCCAAG GTGGAACTGGCATCAATCTGACTCCACCGCCACCATCTATTATGAG TAGTTCCGCCTTGGAAAGGTGTAAAAAGCATATTGAACTTATTGCAAACACTCTACAATTAGAAGGATTTTCACGTATTGATGCATTTGTTCATGCTGACACTGGTGAG GTGTTGATTATAGAAGTGAATACAGTTCCTGGAATGACTCCTTCCACTGTCTTAATTCATCAG GCACTTGCAGAGCAACCTCCCCTGTATCCACAGCAGTTCTTTCGCACGTTGCTTGATCTGGCATCGGAGAGATCCATGTGA
- the LOC107762573 gene encoding uncharacterized protein LOC107762573 isoform X2, which yields MASSFSINSINPNTKYLSHLRNYSFPASVLRRTINFPVKKSSNLSCKRRSCRVGIVRASSSTEVVDDRGSADVERAHNGKVLRVGLICGGPSAERGISLNSARSVLDHIQGDDLDVSCYYIDSNLNAYAISTAQVYSNTPADFDFKLESLAQGFRSLSDFTEHLASSVDIVFPVIHGRFGEDGGVQELLERSNIPFVGTGSTHCQKAFDKYDASLELDRQGFVTVPNFLIQVKPTRAGSSIGVSVAYGVTDSLQKANTIISEGIDDKVLVEIFLEGGSEFTAIVLDVGSGFGCQPVVLLPTEVELQSHGTVDVREKDAIFNYRRKYLPTRQVAYHTPPRFSVDVISKIREGASLLFQRLGLRDFARIDGWFLPPSMKASSFAGNKFGRTNSGTVIFTDINLISGMEQTSFLFQQASKVGFSHSNILRTIIQHACLRFPALLSHNIISSPSRRRSKSASVTEAFIKQHKKVYVIFGGDTSERQVSLMSGTNVWLNLRASDDLEVTPCLLAPATSYSDVSDFGKHEVDKKFKTVWTLPYSLLLRHTTEEVLDACLEAIEPNRAALTSHLRNQVMDDLTRGLRKLSWFNGFDISDELPKKFSLEQWVKLAKESQATVFIAVHGGIGEDGTLQSLLEAEGVPYTGPGVIASKTCMDKVATSLALKHLTDFGVLTINKDARKKDDLLKMSISDLWRDLKSKLHCDTLCVKPARDGCSTGVARLCCEGDLAFYINALQDCLPRIPPNSLSKAHGMIEMPNPPPELIIFEPFVETDEIVVASKSRNEIAHNLLWKGDSRWVEVTVGVVGKRGSMHSLTPSVTVKESGGILSLEEKFQGGTGINLTPPPPSIMSSSALERCKKHIELIANTLQLEGFSRIDAFVHADTGEVLIIEVNTVPGMTPSTVLIHQALAEQPPLYPQQFFRTLLDLASERSM from the exons ATGGCTTCTTCCTTTTCAATCAACTCCATAAATCCTAATACCAAATACCTCAGCCACCTTAGAAACTACTCTTTTCCGGCCTCTGTGTTAAGAAGAACTATAAATTTCCCCGTAAAAAAGAGTAGTAATTTGAGCTGTAAAAGGAGAAGTTGCAGAGTTGGGATAGTTAGGGCATCATCTTCTACTGAAGTAGTTGATGATCGTGGGAGTGCTGACGTGGAGAGGGCCCACAATGGGAAGGTTCTGAGAGTGGGCCTTATTTGTGGTGGCCCATCTGCTGAGCGTGGAATTTCTTTGAACTCTGCTCGATCAGTTCTCGATCATATTCAG GGGGACGATTTGGATGTTAGCTGCTATTACATTGATAGCAACCTCAATGCCTATGCTATATCCACTGCGCAG GTATACTCAAACACTCCTGCAGACTTTGATTTCAAACTTGAGAG CCTTGCCCAAGGCTTCCGGTCATTATCTGACTTTACAGAACACCTTGCTTCTTCTGTGGACATAGTTTTTCCTGTTATACATGGTCGTTTTGGTGAAGATGGTGGCGTTCAG GAGCTATTGGAACGATCAAATATTCCATTTGTTGGAACAGGGTCCACCCATTGTCAAAAAGCATTTGATAAA TATGATGCATCGTTGGAGCTTGACAGACAAGGTTTCGTGACTGTACctaattttctcatacag GTAAAGCCAACAAGAGCAGGATCAAGCATTGGAGTTAGTGTTGCCTATGGTGTCACTGATTCTCTGCAAAAAGCTAACACAATTATTTCTGAG GGGATTGATGACAAAGTCCTTGTTGAAATTTTCCTTGAAGGAGGTAGTGAATTTACAGCAATTGTCCTTGATGTAGGTTCTGGTTTTGGTTGCCAGCCTGTTGTATTATTGCCAACAGAG GTGGAGCTGCAATCACATGGCACTGTTGATGTTAGGGAGAAAGACGCTATATTTAACTATCGACGGAAGTATCTCCCTACTCGGCAG GTTGCTTATCACACTCCACCTAGATTCTCTGTGGATGTGATTTCAAAGATACGTGAAGGGGCGTCATTACTATTTCAGCGGCTTGGTTTGCGTGATTTTGCTCGAATTGATGGCTGGTTTTTGCCGCCTTCTATGAAAGCTTCCTCTTTTGCAGGAAACAAATTTGGAAGGACTAATTCTGGCACAGTTATATTCACCGATATCAACTTG ATCAGTGGAATGGAACAAACGAGTTTCTTATTTCAGCAAGCGTCAAAG GTTGGATTTTCACACTCAAATATTCTCCGGACCATCATCCAACATGCTTGCTTGCGGTTTCCAGCTCTTTTGTCACATAATATCATATCAAGTCCCTCGAGAAGGAGATCAAAATCTGCATCAGTAACTGAAGCATTTATTAAACAACATAAGAAAGTTTACGTCATCTTTGGTGGTGACACCTCTGAACGCCAAGTATCTCTTATGAGCGGAACCAATGTTTGGCTGAATCTAAGAGCATCTGATGAT CTTGAAGTGACGCCGTGCTTGCTTGCCCCTGCAACGAGCTATTCTGATGTTTCAGACTTCGGTAAACATGAAGTAGATAAGAAGTTTAAGACAGTATGGACATTGCC TTATTCCCTTTTGCTGAGACATACTACAGAAGAAGTCCTTGATGCGTGTCTAGAGGCAATTGAACCCAATCGGGCAGCTCTGACATCTCACTTGCGAAACCAAGTTATGGATGATCTCACGAGAGGTCTTAGAAAGCTCAGTTGGTTCAATGGGTTTGATATATCTGATGAATTACCGAAGAAATTTTCCCTGGAGCAGTGGGTGAAGCTGGCTAAGGAATCTCAGGCAACTGTTTTCATTGCAG TGCATGGGGGCATTGGAGAAGATGGTACACTTCAATCTTTACTAGAGGCCGAAGGGGTTCCCTATACAG GTCCTGGCGTCATTGCTTCAAAAACATGTATGGACAAagttgcaacctctcttgctctAAAACAT TTGACAGACTTTGGAGTCCTTACAATAAATAAAGATGCGAGGAAGAAGGATGATCTCCTGAAAATGTCCATATCTGATCTCTGGCGTGACTTGAAGTCAAAACTTCACTGTGACACTTTATGTGTTAAACCAGCCAGAGATGGTTGCTCAACTGGTGTGGCCAGATTGTG CTGTGAGGGGGACCTTGCCTTTTACATAAACGCACTTCAGGATTGCCTACCTCGTATTCCTCCTAACAGCCTATCAAAG GCACATGGAATGATTGAGATGCCAAACCCTCCTCCAGAGCTCATAATATTCGAACCTTTTGTTGAGACTGATGAGATAGTTGTTGCATCTAAATCCAGAAACGAGATTGCACACAATTTACTCTGGAAAGGGGATAGTAGATGGGTAGAGGTCACTGTTGGTGTTGTAGGAAAACGTGGATCAATGCATTCATTGACTCCTAGTGTAACTGTGAAAGAATCTGGAGGCATATTATCACTGGAGGAGAAATTCCAAG GTGGAACTGGCATCAATCTGACTCCACCGCCACCATCTATTATGAG TAGTTCCGCCTTGGAAAGGTGTAAAAAGCATATTGAACTTATTGCAAACACTCTACAATTAGAAGGATTTTCACGTATTGATGCATTTGTTCATGCTGACACTGGTGAG GTGTTGATTATAGAAGTGAATACAGTTCCTGGAATGACTCCTTCCACTGTCTTAATTCATCAG GCACTTGCAGAGCAACCTCCCCTGTATCCACAGCAGTTCTTTCGCACGTTGCTTGATCTGGCATCGGAGAGATCCATGTGA